A single window of Drosophila suzukii chromosome 3, CBGP_Dsuzu_IsoJpt1.0, whole genome shotgun sequence DNA harbors:
- the nsl1 gene encoding mucin-19 isoform X3, translating into MAPALTAEPLSPKEKLTSTASPSARSSLESGGVGGIGVGAGGVAKKPATPTPATATTRVTRSSAAAASVASSPPQQQQQPQQQQQQQRSSPAVNNKRKWRSNEPMGLSTAPTPHSSSAPNTTADAAEASTSTVENNNNNNNNSSSTSISNSSTPKDNSTAQLLADLTINFEETISADICLRKTLPDVTLGKEPATPASVLAVATSSAGSGSGLPGDTPPLASAEEELPKIETDNIEERLSQLDGNASAMPEEPVAPPPVAPPLQEPPGTPSRPQQQQPPQQMTPQSTSTSINFLKDGAAGAVLEDQDIEEVLKALKTFDGGHVNPDTICEFFDEVWEEAAPATALPAAAPGNVVELPDVKPSCSDILASGSNSISQANVIIKQEQQRPWQDVHAELEQQQHVISRRIEFLLRRMRKLQARAMCRHTSEEVAGIMEWSARTSHKAPIPARSATLSEQEATVLSIVSGRPGPTFWEEQNKHPLPASQMGNVIRHISTAARHQQICHSANGSSATLAPSSSWYNNTNSSTLPAKRPRKNQLDSAISTGTAASTSSLASSGLAPGTTASAATDSNTPRADDIVPSYDTYVTSELTHVAGLLHTELREVQNAIDSDATESSSGGESADEMVSYNNTQQLSLSITRRAVWRYSKDRAAIALRWSWLCSQLTDLEMKIRQHSDLFSELTQSKGEVQLAKTSPPLPPPANGIKEEPSGDYLCSRARPLVLSEFHKRKLFQTTNMHTISKKAARPSNIKCGCQWPQVPCTLCTGRTDPTAPRDLVETMMPANRVALLDAGYHPVLSFASDVSQSVHLEAIARQPDWQYRVMRCQAKAIVKAMWKAERETLASGGIGGAAGSRRSGDAVKRRYIRRKERNNNSNKEAGSGVKAAAAGGASGTGSSAVGGGDSGNGTAAAKGKRQPPLQQQPTGANNSSSLWPDSRQRQRQRHHSPSSTSISAASGAKKSRKSTNSSSNSTQQQQHQHGSNINNHHLNGYGDQWGDQSRSRRNSSPTHSHRNERTSERRVRPIYDINNIVIPYSMLAQSKMEILPYKEIPIPKWRIVDSDNDKAKHSSDESADCKVSNGSVGASTSEEPSKPQPPSEKPEQPKQQPAVQPPKVNGLKEKQAVKHNNNNNTNNNNNKNGLVNGIAKKDEAKAVEDPNPLEKAEEQMEKVVKPKLNGNLAKNPNDKTAEKQEEIAQPATEPPLPKRPKLETPSDEVPKSKANGQLVELKPETRENEEEEHGKEDLSDEAFILRHQRALIEERRRFETFLKFPWSTRSRANRRVDSRAESSGANTPDPASPAPHLGGIGHDNESIPSPLAHPLDGFNDSGELLAGGQARQARRRTTSSKLKDQVERRSTTPDLREPYALMPSPFEPLHFPLSDEVYQRLLAETYATPRSISGPKRAKSKSISSNCDGPSSTGGSSSRRSSKTKIKLNGQLNGRLNGHPAAATKINGAEGGKETEVSEPEEEDILLEEEDDDYPKHHLAPLDDEEPSTPDAEQDLYDAAIDAYLGDPDALEEDMADDPFEDDDPNDPEWKTRAEGVRSRRI; encoded by the exons ATGGCCCCAGCGCTCACAGCCGAGCCACTAAGTCCCAAGGAGAAGCTAACCAGCACAGCCTCGCCCTCGGCCCGCAGCTCTTTGGAGAGCGGAGGCGTTGGAGGCATTGGAGTAGGAGCCGGCGGAGTGGCCAAGAAGCCAGCGACGCCCACTCCGGCCACGGCCACCACGAGGGTCACCCGCTCCTCGGCGGCAGCGGCCTCAGTGGCCTCTTCCccgccgcagcagcaacagcagccgcagcagcagcagcagcagcagagaTCCTCCCCAGCAGTCAATAACAAGAGGAAGTGGCGTTCCAATGAACCCATGGGCCTGAGCACCGCCCCTACTCCACACAGCAGCAGTGCGCCCAATACCACGGCGGATGCAGCGGAGGCCTCCACCTCCACTGTggagaacaacaacaacaataacaacaacagcagcagcacatCTATTAGCAACAGCTCCACTCCCAAGGACAACTCAACGGCCCAGCTGCTGGCGGATCTGACCATCAACTTTGAGGAGACCATATCCGCCGATATTTGCTTGAGGAAAACCCTGCCCGATGTGACTTTGGGCAAGGAGCCAGCCACGCCTGCCTCTGTCCTGGCAGTGGCCACCAGTTCTGCAGGTTCCGGCAGCGGTTTGCCAGGTGACACACCGCCGTTAGCCTCAGCAGAGGAGGAGCTGCCAAAGATAGAAACAGATAATATAGAGG AGCGTCTCAGTCAGCTGGATGGCAATGCCAGTGCGATGCCCGAGGAGCCTGTGGCTCCGCCTCCTGTTGCGCCACCCTTGCAGGAGCCGCCAGGAACGCCCAGCAGgccccagcagcagcagccaccccAACAGATGACGCCGCAAAGCACCTCCACCTCCATTAATTTCCTGAAGGACGGAGCCGCCGGTGCCGTGCTGGAGGATCAGGACATCGAGGAGGTGCTCAAGGCGCTAAAGACATTCGACGGCGGCCATGTCAATCCCGATACCATCTGCGAATTCTTCGACGAGGTGTGGGAAGAGGCGGCTCCGGCTACGGCCTTGCCGGCAGCGGCTCCTGGAAATGTGGTCGAGCTGCCGGATGTGAAGCCCAGCTGCAGTGACATCCTGGCCAGCGGCAGCAACAGCATTTCCCAGGCCAATGTGATCATAAAACAGGAGCAGCAGCGACCGTGGCAGGATGTCCATGCTGAAttggagcagcagcagcacgtGATTTCGCGCCGGATCGAGTTCTTGCTGCGCAGGATGCGCAAGCTCCAAGCCCGCGCCATGTGCCGCCACACCAGCGAGGAGGTAGCCGGCATAATGGAGTGGTCCGCCCGCACTTCCCACAAGGCTCCCATTCCGGCGAGAAGTGCCACACTGTCCGAGCAGGAGGCCACCGTCCTGTCGATTGTCTCCGGACGTCCGGGCCCCACCTTCTGGGAGGAGCAGAACAAGCATCCGCTTCCCGCCAGTCAGATGGGCAATGTGATTCGGCACATTTCGACGGCGGCCCGCCATCAGCAAATCTGCCACTCGGCCAACGGAAGCTCCGCTACCCTGGCGCCATCCTCCAGCTGGTACAACAACACGAACAGCTCAACGCTGCCGGCAAAGCGTCCGCGAAAGAATCAATTGGATTCTGCGATATCAACGGGAACAGCGGCGTCAACATCATCGTTGGCATCATCGGGACTGGCGCCGGGCACGACGGCATCTGCCGCAACGGATTCGAATACGCCGCGGGCGGACGACATCGTGCCCAGTTACGACACCTATGTGACAAGTGAACTCACCCATGTGGCCGGTCTGCTGCACACGGAACTGCGAGAGGTGCAGAACGCCATCGATTCGGACGCCACAGAGTCAAGTTCTGGCGGCGAGTCTGCTGACGAGATGGTCTCCTACAACAACACCCAGCAGCTGTCGCTATCCAT CACTCGACGAGCTGTTTGGCGGTACTCGAAAGATCGGGCAGCCATAGCCTTGCGCTGGTCGTGGCTCTGCTCCCAGCTGACCGACCTGGAGATGAAGATCCGGCAGCACAGCGACCTCTTCTCGGAGCTGACCCAGTCCAAGGGCGAGGTCCAGCTGGCTAAGACATCGCCTCCGCTGCCACCGCCTGCAAATGGCATCAAGGAGGAGCCCTCCGGCGACTATCTCTGCAGTCGGGCACGGCCATTAGTGCTGTCCGAGTTCCACAAGCGCAAGCTCTTCCAGACCACGAACATGCACACGATTTCCAAGAAGGCCGCGCGGCCCAGCAACATCAAGTGTGGCTGCCAGTGGCCGCAGGTGCCATGCACCCTGTGCACAGGTCGCACGGATCCCACAGCGCCCCGGGATCTGGTCGAGACGATGATGCCGGCCAACCGGGTGGCGCTGCTTGATGCTGGCTACCATCCAGTGCTCAGTTTCGCCAGTG ATGTCAGCCAGTCTGTGCATCTGGAGGCCATTGCCCGCCAGCCGGACTGGCAGTACCGAGTCATGCGCTGCCAGGCCAAGGCCATTGTGAAGGCCATGTGGAAGGCGGAGCGCGAGACGCTGGCCTCTGGGGGAATTGGCGGTGCGGCGGGCAGCCGGCGATCGGGCGATGCGGTCAAGCGGCGTTATATACGACGCAAGGAGCGCAACAACAACTCAAATAAGGAGGCTGGCAGCGGAGTTAAAGCTGCTGCTGCAGGAGGAGCAAGCGGAACCGGAAGCAGTGCCGTCGGGGGAGGGGATAGCGGAAACGGTACTG cagcggcCAAGGGCAAGAGGCAACCACCactacaacaacaaccaacTGGAGCGAACAATTCCAGCTCGCTGTGGCCAGACTCTCGCCAACGCCAACGACAACGCCACCACAGTCCCTCCTCAACCTCGATCTCGGCAGCCAGCGGCGCTAAGAAGTCACGCAAGTCcacaaacagcagcagcaattccacacagcagcagcagcatcaacacggcagcaacatcaacaaccATCATCTCAACGGCTACGGGGATCAGTGGGGGGACCAGAGCAGGAGTCGTCGCAACTCCTCGCCCACCCACAGCCATCGAAATGAGAg AACCTCGGAGCGTCGCGTTCGTCCCATCTATGACATCAATAACATTGTTATACCCTACAGTATGTTAGCCCAGTCGAAAATGGAAATTCTTCCCTACAAGGAAATTCCCATACCCAA GTGGCGCATTGTAGACAGTGATAATGATAAGGCAAAGCATTCGTCGGATGAGTCAGCGGACTGCAAAGTGAGCAATGGCAGCGTCGGCGCATCAACGTCAGAGGAGCCATCCAAACCCCAGCCGCCATCAGAAAAACCAGAGCAACCAAAACAACAGCCAGCCGTGCAGCCTCCAAAGGTCAATGGTTTGAAGGAGAAGCAAGCAGTCAAgcacaataacaataacaatacaaacaacaataataataaaaatggaCTGGTAAATGGCATTGCTAAAAAGGATGAGGCCAAGGCTGTAGAGGATCCCAATCCGCTGGAAAAAGCAGAGGAGCAGATGGAAAAGGTGGTCAAACCCAAGCTCAATGGTAATTTGGCAAAAAATCCGAATGATAAAACTGCTGAGAAGCAGGAAGAGATTGCTCAGCCAGCAACAGAGCCACCACTGCCCAAGAGACCAAAGCTGGAGACGCCATCTGACGAGGTCCCCAAATCAAAGGCAAATGGACAGCTGGTAGAGCTGAAACCAGAGACCCGCGAaaacgaggaggaggagcatgGCAAGGAAGATCTTTCGGATGAAGCGTTCATCCTGCGACATCAGCGCGCTCTCATCGAAGAGCGTCGCCGCTTCGAGACCTTCCTCAAGTTCCCCTGGAGCACTCGATCACGTGCGAATCGACGCGTCGACAGTCGTGCGGAGTCGAGTGGCGCCAATACTCCGGATCCCGCCTCGCCAGCTCCTCACTTGGGCGGCATTGGGCACGACAACGAAAGCATTCCCTCGCCCCTGGCCCATCCACTGGACGGGTTCAACGACAGTGGCGAGCTGCTGGCGGGCGGACAGGCGCGCCAGGCCCGTCGTCGGACTACGTCCAGTAAGCTCAAGGATCAGGTGGAGCGGCGCAGCACTACGCCCGATCTGCGGGAG CCCTATGCGCTGATGCCATCGCCCTTTGAGCCCCTGCACTTTCCGCTCTCCGACGAGGTCTACCAGCGATTGCTGGCCGAGACGTACGCGACGCCTAGATCGATTTCCGGCCCAAAGCGGGCCAAGAGCAAGTCAATATCCTCGAACTGCGACGGTCCCAGCTCCACTGGAGGCAGCAGTAGTCGGCGCAGCAGCAAGACTAAGATTAAACTAAATGGCCAGTTAAATGGTCGGCTAAATGGTCATCCGGCAGCAGCAACGAAGATAAACGGAGCTGAAGGTGGTAAAGAAACTGAAGTTTCCGAGCCGGAAGAGGAGGACATTCtgctggaggaggaggacgacgaCTATCCTAAGCACCATCTGGCACCGCTGGACGATGAGGAGCCGTCGACGCCGGATGCCGAGCAGGATCTGTACGATGCGGCGATCGATGCCTACCTGGGCGATCCGGACGCGCTTGAGGAGGACATGGCCGACGATCCCTTTGAGGACGACGACCCTAACGATCCGGAGTGGAAGACCCGGGCCGAGGGCGTTCGCAGCAGACGCATCTAA